A genome region from Bradyrhizobium sp. WSM1417 includes the following:
- the phnF gene encoding phosphonate metabolism transcriptional regulator PhnF produces MSMQDTASSGVALWRLVADGIERGIADGRFAAGDKLPGEVEIAETYRVNRHTVRRALAALAERGIVRAERGSGTYVEAQKLAYPLRSRTRFSEIVGADGREPHGRLIEASDDVATRELARELGLKTGAPLVRIEAMRLADRTPICVSTTWLSAQLFPGAGDVFAATRSMTKLLEHYGVRDYRRGATRITAGIVDATDAARLDLALGRPILVVDATDHALDGKPLVTKHSRFAAERVEFLVEP; encoded by the coding sequence ATGAGCATGCAGGACACAGCCTCCTCCGGCGTCGCGTTGTGGCGCCTCGTTGCCGACGGCATCGAGCGCGGCATCGCCGACGGCCGCTTTGCGGCCGGCGACAAGCTGCCGGGCGAAGTGGAGATCGCCGAAACCTATCGCGTGAACCGCCACACCGTGCGGCGCGCGCTGGCCGCGCTGGCCGAGCGCGGCATCGTGCGGGCCGAACGCGGCAGCGGAACTTATGTCGAGGCGCAGAAGCTCGCCTACCCGCTGCGCTCGCGGACCCGTTTCTCCGAGATCGTCGGCGCGGACGGCCGCGAACCGCATGGCCGGTTGATCGAGGCGTCCGATGATGTCGCGACCCGCGAACTCGCGCGCGAACTTGGATTGAAGACCGGCGCACCACTGGTGCGGATCGAGGCGATGCGCCTCGCCGACCGCACGCCGATCTGCGTCTCCACGACCTGGCTGTCGGCGCAGCTATTCCCCGGTGCGGGCGACGTCTTTGCCGCGACCCGCTCGATGACGAAGTTGCTTGAGCATTACGGCGTTCGCGACTATCGCCGCGGCGCGACCCGGATCACCGCCGGCATCGTCGACGCAACCGACGCCGCACGGCTCGATCTGGCGCTCGGACGACCGATCCTGGTGGTCGATGCCACCGACCACGCTCTCGACGGCAAGCCGCTGGTCACCAAGCATTCGCGGTTTGCCGCGGAGCGGGTGGAGTTTCTGGTGGAGCCGTAG
- the phnC gene encoding phosphonate ABC transporter ATP-binding protein has translation MLVVEGLTCRFGVKAAVDDASFQVSPGGFVGVIGRSGAGKSTLLRTINRLATPSRGRILFDGLDVTALRGKELRQWRARSAMIFQQFNLVGRLDVLTNVLMGRLATMPAWRSLSQTWPEQDKGLAMSALEQFDIAPLAAQRADQLSGGQQQRVAIARALVQQPDIILADEPIASLDPRNTKIVMDALLRINKHFGITVLCNLHSLDLARSYCDRLIGMAQGRVVFDGAPAELTEHVARELYDLEAADVMGGTPAPVRQGIPALGTAAAA, from the coding sequence ATGCTGGTGGTTGAAGGTCTGACGTGTCGCTTCGGCGTGAAAGCCGCGGTGGACGACGCCTCGTTTCAAGTCTCTCCCGGCGGTTTCGTCGGCGTGATCGGACGCTCTGGCGCCGGCAAGTCGACCCTGCTGCGGACCATCAACCGTCTCGCGACCCCTTCGCGGGGCCGCATCCTGTTCGACGGTCTCGACGTCACCGCGCTGCGCGGCAAGGAGCTGCGGCAGTGGCGGGCGCGCTCGGCGATGATCTTTCAGCAGTTCAATCTGGTCGGCCGGCTCGATGTTCTCACCAATGTCCTAATGGGACGACTCGCGACGATGCCGGCCTGGCGCTCGCTGTCGCAGACCTGGCCCGAGCAGGACAAGGGGCTGGCGATGTCCGCGCTCGAACAGTTCGACATCGCCCCGCTTGCAGCCCAGCGCGCCGACCAGCTCTCCGGCGGCCAGCAGCAGCGCGTGGCGATCGCCCGCGCGCTGGTGCAGCAGCCAGACATCATCCTCGCCGACGAGCCGATCGCCTCGCTCGATCCGCGCAACACCAAGATCGTGATGGATGCGCTGCTGCGCATCAACAAGCATTTCGGCATCACCGTGCTCTGCAATCTGCATTCGCTCGACCTGGCGCGCAGCTATTGCGACCGCCTGATCGGCATGGCCCAGGGGCGCGTGGTGTTCGACGGCGCGCCAGCCGAATTGACCGAGCACGTTGCGCGCGAGCTCTACGATCTCGAAGCCGCCGATGTCATGGGCGGCACGCCTGCACCGGTGCGACAGGGCATTCCGGCGCTTGGAACGGCGGCTGCCGCCTGA
- the phnL gene encoding phosphonate C-P lyase system protein PhnL yields MTAMIDITDANKTFTMHLQGGIELPVVRGMTFHVNPGECVVLSGPSGAGKSSILKMIFGNYRCDSGRIGIRHRGMLVDLANAEPRQVLNIRRATIGYVSQFLRAVPRVATVDVVAEPLIVNGMARAEAQRRAGELLHRLNIPERLWQLPPATFSGGEQQRVNIARGFISDLPILLLDEPTASLDAANRAVVVELVAEKKRHGVAMVAIVHDDEIRHQIADRIVDVTSFAAAA; encoded by the coding sequence ATGACCGCCATGATCGACATCACCGACGCCAACAAGACCTTCACGATGCATCTCCAAGGCGGCATCGAGCTGCCCGTGGTGCGCGGCATGACCTTTCACGTCAATCCGGGCGAATGTGTCGTGCTGTCGGGGCCATCGGGCGCCGGAAAATCGTCGATCCTGAAGATGATCTTCGGCAACTATCGCTGCGACTCCGGCCGCATCGGCATCCGCCATCGCGGCATGTTGGTCGATCTTGCCAACGCCGAGCCGCGGCAGGTCCTCAACATCCGCCGCGCGACCATCGGCTATGTCAGCCAGTTCCTACGCGCGGTGCCGCGCGTCGCGACCGTCGACGTGGTTGCCGAGCCGCTGATCGTCAACGGCATGGCGCGCGCGGAGGCGCAGCGGCGCGCCGGCGAACTGTTGCATCGTCTCAACATCCCCGAGCGGCTCTGGCAGCTGCCGCCCGCGACCTTCTCCGGCGGCGAGCAGCAGCGCGTCAACATTGCGCGCGGCTTCATCTCGGACCTGCCGATCCTGCTGCTCGACGAGCCCACCGCCTCGCTCGACGCCGCCAACCGCGCCGTCGTGGTCGAACTGGTCGCCGAAAAGAAGCGCCACGGCGTCGCCATGGTCGCCATTGTCCATGACGACGAAATCCGTCATCAGATTGCCGACCGCATCGTCGATGTCACCAGCTTCGCCGCCGCGGCCTGA
- the phnD gene encoding phosphonate ABC transporter substrate-binding protein, with translation MITRRLILAGAAALAFTASASAEDWKAKYPELTFAVIPAENASGVTERWAPFMSYLSKELGVKVTLRIANDYAAVIEGQRAGNIHIASYGSASFARARLTGVKTDAFANDINSDGSTGYYSVFFVKASSPYKSIDQLNGKNLGLVDPNSTSGNNVPRFELDKMGITDADTYFSKVVFTGSHENAILALAQGTVDVAANQWTSDDDSTLAQMLTKGMLKNADGSAMKKDDFRIIHKSAPIINGPYAYNSDLPEEAKAAIAKAFFDAPAKDKAAFDRLQDGQKKGFHPATTKDWDGTIELIKFVDALRKKKAS, from the coding sequence ATGATTACTCGCAGATTGATTCTTGCCGGCGCCGCCGCGCTCGCGTTCACGGCTTCGGCTTCCGCCGAGGATTGGAAAGCCAAATATCCCGAGCTGACCTTCGCGGTCATTCCGGCGGAAAATGCCTCGGGCGTCACCGAGCGCTGGGCGCCGTTCATGAGCTATCTCTCCAAGGAACTGGGCGTGAAAGTCACGCTGCGCATCGCCAACGACTACGCCGCCGTGATCGAAGGCCAGCGTGCCGGCAATATCCACATCGCGAGCTATGGCTCGGCCTCGTTCGCCCGCGCCCGCCTGACCGGCGTCAAGACCGACGCTTTCGCCAACGACATCAACTCCGACGGCTCGACCGGCTACTACTCGGTGTTCTTCGTCAAGGCGAGCAGCCCTTACAAGAGTATCGACCAGCTCAACGGCAAGAACCTCGGCTTGGTCGACCCGAACTCGACCTCCGGCAACAACGTGCCGCGCTTCGAGCTCGACAAGATGGGCATCACGGATGCCGACACCTATTTCAGCAAGGTCGTCTTCACCGGCAGCCACGAGAACGCGATCCTGGCACTGGCGCAGGGCACGGTGGACGTAGCCGCCAACCAGTGGACCAGCGATGACGATTCGACGCTGGCGCAGATGCTGACCAAGGGCATGCTGAAGAATGCCGACGGCTCGGCGATGAAGAAGGACGATTTCCGCATCATCCACAAATCGGCGCCGATCATCAACGGCCCCTATGCCTACAATTCCGATCTGCCGGAAGAGGCCAAGGCCGCGATCGCCAAGGCGTTCTTCGACGCGCCGGCCAAGGACAAGGCTGCCTTCGACCGCCTCCAGGACGGCCAGAAGAAGGGCTTTCATCCCGCGACCACCAAGGATTGGGATGGCACGATCGAGCTGATCAAGTTCGTCGATGCGCTGCGTAAGAAGAAGGCGTCCTGA
- a CDS encoding alpha-D-ribose 1-methylphosphonate 5-phosphate C-P-lyase PhnJ yields MNAPAYNFAYLDEQTKRMIRRAILKAIAIPGYQVPFASREMPMPYGWGTGGVQVTAAILGPEDVLKVIDQGSDDTTNAISIRKFFARTAGVATTTATEEATVIQTRHRIPERSLHENQVLVYQVPIPEPLRFLEPRETETRRMHALAEYGLMHVKLYEDIARFGHIATAYAYPVKVNSRYVMDPSPTPKFDNPKMDNCPALQLFGAGREKRIYAIPPYTQVVSLDFEDHPFEPYRFNAPCALCAADNSYLDEIVTDDKGGRMFVCSDTDYCEGRQAAGHHGSLSAAPYKDKAQEASNG; encoded by the coding sequence ATGAACGCGCCCGCCTATAATTTCGCCTATCTCGACGAACAGACCAAACGGATGATCCGCCGCGCGATCCTCAAGGCGATCGCGATTCCCGGCTATCAGGTGCCGTTCGCCAGCCGTGAAATGCCGATGCCCTATGGCTGGGGCACCGGCGGCGTTCAGGTCACCGCCGCGATCCTCGGGCCCGAGGACGTGCTGAAGGTGATCGACCAGGGCTCCGACGACACCACCAACGCGATCTCGATCCGCAAATTCTTCGCCAGGACCGCCGGCGTCGCCACGACAACGGCAACAGAAGAAGCGACCGTAATCCAGACCCGCCACCGCATTCCGGAGAGATCGCTGCACGAGAATCAGGTGCTGGTCTATCAGGTGCCGATCCCGGAGCCGCTGCGCTTCCTCGAGCCGCGCGAGACCGAGACGCGGCGCATGCACGCGCTGGCCGAATACGGCCTGATGCATGTGAAGCTTTACGAGGACATTGCCCGCTTCGGCCACATCGCGACGGCTTACGCCTATCCGGTGAAGGTCAACTCGCGCTATGTGATGGATCCGTCGCCGACGCCGAAATTCGACAATCCCAAGATGGACAATTGTCCGGCGCTGCAACTGTTCGGCGCCGGCCGCGAGAAGCGCATCTATGCGATCCCGCCCTACACGCAGGTGGTGTCGCTCGACTTCGAGGATCACCCGTTCGAGCCATATCGTTTCAACGCGCCTTGCGCGCTGTGCGCCGCGGACAATTCCTATCTCGACGAGATCGTGACCGACGACAAGGGCGGACGCATGTTCGTCTGCTCCGACACGGATTATTGCGAGGGCCGCCAGGCCGCCGGCCATCACGGCAGCCTCAGCGCCGCGCCGTACAAGGACAAGGCGCAGGAGGCATCGAATGGCTGA
- the phnG gene encoding phosphonate C-P lyase system protein PhnG → MAVLAHAEAGEIAARLSALALPAHQDLRAPENGLVMLRGRVGGDGAPFNIGEATVSRAAVRLASGEVGFGYTLGRDGEKARLIALCDALVQSSDFGGAAERDIIAPLREQLMVKRKQAAAETAATKVDFYTMVRGEG, encoded by the coding sequence ATGGCCGTGCTGGCGCACGCGGAGGCGGGCGAGATCGCCGCTCGTCTCAGCGCTCTCGCTTTGCCGGCGCATCAGGATCTGCGCGCGCCGGAAAACGGCCTCGTCATGCTGCGCGGCCGGGTCGGCGGCGACGGTGCGCCGTTCAATATCGGCGAAGCGACAGTGTCGCGCGCGGCTGTCAGGCTCGCGAGCGGCGAGGTCGGTTTCGGCTACACGCTCGGTCGCGACGGCGAGAAGGCGCGGCTGATCGCGCTGTGCGATGCGCTGGTGCAGTCCAGCGATTTCGGCGGCGCAGCGGAGCGCGACATCATCGCGCCGTTGCGTGAGCAACTGATGGTTAAGCGCAAGCAGGCGGCGGCCGAGACCGCCGCGACGAAGGTTGATTTCTACACCATGGTGCGCGGTGAGGGGTGA
- the phnH gene encoding phosphonate C-P lyase system protein PhnH: MTTIAELPPGFADKVLSAQSTFRSVMDAMARPSSVRRIVPTSGAPHTMMRGTAAIALTLFDHDTPLWLDARMSDSTDVTKWLKFHTGAPMVQDSSIASFALISDGAALPSLERFALGTSEYPDRSTTLILQVESLDAGRSFELRGPGIDGVATLKASIKPFDLFERLRVNETLFPRGTDVVLVADDALVAIPRTTRVVNKGS, encoded by the coding sequence ATGACCACGATTGCGGAACTGCCGCCGGGGTTCGCCGACAAGGTGCTGTCAGCACAATCGACCTTTCGCTCGGTGATGGACGCGATGGCGCGGCCGAGCTCGGTCCGGCGCATCGTGCCGACGTCAGGAGCGCCTCATACGATGATGCGCGGCACGGCCGCGATCGCGCTGACGCTGTTCGACCACGACACGCCGCTCTGGCTCGATGCGCGCATGTCGGACAGCACCGACGTGACAAAATGGCTGAAGTTCCACACGGGCGCGCCGATGGTGCAGGATTCCTCGATCGCAAGCTTTGCGCTGATCAGTGACGGGGCGGCGCTGCCTTCGCTCGAGCGCTTCGCGCTGGGCACCAGCGAATATCCGGATCGGTCGACGACGTTGATCCTGCAGGTCGAGAGCCTGGACGCAGGACGCAGCTTCGAGCTGCGCGGTCCCGGCATCGATGGTGTCGCGACGCTCAAGGCCTCGATCAAGCCGTTCGACTTGTTCGAGCGCCTGCGCGTTAACGAAACGCTGTTTCCGCGCGGCACCGATGTGGTGCTGGTCGCCGACGATGCCTTGGTTGCGATCCCGCGCACCACGCGTGTCGTGAACAAGGGAAGCTAG
- a CDS encoding chloramphenicol acetyltransferase translates to MAAKALSVQPTVDSSAKLHDARLGAYTEVGARTILHEVTMGDYSYVVNDAQITYTTIGKFCSIAAMTRINPGNHPMHRATQAHFTYRSSAYFEGESDDTDFFDWRRQHHVHIGHDVWIGHGAIVLPGRNIGTGAVIAGGAIVTKDVPAYTIIAGNPARIVRRRFSEEVAGRLASLAWWDWDHDKLRAALPDFRKLGIEDFLSTYEARGSSLNNSVGSKPSAVA, encoded by the coding sequence ATGGCCGCCAAAGCTCTTTCAGTCCAGCCGACTGTCGATTCCTCGGCGAAGCTGCACGACGCCAGGCTTGGGGCCTACACGGAGGTCGGCGCGCGCACGATCCTGCACGAAGTGACGATGGGCGATTACTCCTATGTCGTGAACGACGCCCAGATCACCTACACCACCATCGGAAAATTCTGCTCGATCGCGGCGATGACGCGGATCAATCCGGGCAATCACCCGATGCACCGCGCCACGCAGGCGCACTTCACCTATCGTTCGAGCGCCTATTTCGAAGGCGAGAGCGACGACACCGACTTCTTCGACTGGCGGCGCCAGCATCACGTCCATATCGGCCATGACGTCTGGATCGGCCATGGCGCGATCGTGCTGCCGGGTCGCAACATCGGCACCGGCGCGGTGATCGCGGGCGGCGCCATCGTCACCAAGGACGTGCCGGCCTACACCATCATCGCCGGCAATCCGGCGCGCATCGTGCGCCGGCGGTTCTCGGAAGAGGTTGCCGGACGGCTCGCCAGCCTCGCCTGGTGGGATTGGGATCACGACAAATTGCGTGCAGCATTGCCCGATTTCCGCAAGCTCGGGATTGAAGATTTCCTCTCGACATATGAAGCACGAGGAAGTTCTCTCAACAATTCTGTTGGCAGCAAACCAAGCGCGGTCGCGTGA
- the phnE gene encoding phosphonate ABC transporter, permease protein PhnE, giving the protein MTVAVSILPEQQLAVLNAAYRQAVARRRWRLLFGAVVFAAALCLAAIGAEVNLRTLFAHYGNFISYFDRILTLDSGQRVWTDVGEWLWGWRKWLRMLGETLLISYVGTLIGATFAFCLNFLAAENTSPAPWLRFTMRRLLEFARTVPGIVFALIFVIAFGLGPMAGVLAIAIHSTGALGKLFSEIVENADMKPVEGVRSTGASWLSCMRFAILPQVTAGYASYALLRFEINVREASVMGFVGAGGIGQELVVAIRKFYYSDVSAILLTIIVTVFIIDISTGWLRGRLFGKEART; this is encoded by the coding sequence ATGACCGTCGCGGTTTCGATCCTCCCCGAGCAGCAGCTCGCCGTGCTCAACGCCGCCTATCGCCAGGCGGTCGCGCGCAGGCGATGGCGCCTCCTGTTCGGAGCCGTGGTGTTCGCCGCTGCATTGTGTCTGGCGGCGATCGGCGCCGAAGTGAATCTGCGCACGCTGTTCGCCCACTACGGCAACTTCATCAGCTATTTCGACCGGATCCTCACACTCGACAGCGGACAGCGGGTTTGGACCGATGTCGGCGAATGGCTGTGGGGCTGGCGTAAATGGCTGAGGATGCTGGGCGAGACCCTGCTGATCTCCTATGTCGGCACGTTGATCGGCGCGACTTTTGCATTCTGCCTGAATTTCCTCGCGGCTGAAAACACCTCGCCCGCGCCCTGGCTGCGCTTCACGATGCGGCGCCTGCTCGAATTCGCCCGCACCGTCCCCGGCATCGTCTTTGCGCTGATCTTCGTGATCGCCTTCGGGCTCGGTCCGATGGCGGGTGTGCTGGCGATCGCGATTCACTCTACGGGCGCACTCGGAAAGCTGTTCTCGGAGATCGTCGAGAACGCCGACATGAAGCCGGTCGAAGGCGTCCGCTCAACCGGCGCGAGCTGGCTCTCCTGCATGCGCTTCGCCATCCTTCCGCAGGTCACGGCAGGCTATGCCAGCTACGCGCTGCTGCGTTTCGAGATCAACGTCCGCGAGGCCTCAGTGATGGGATTCGTCGGCGCGGGCGGCATCGGCCAGGAGCTCGTCGTCGCCATCCGCAAGTTCTATTACTCCGACGTCAGCGCCATCCTGCTCACCATCATCGTCACGGTCTTCATCATCGACATCAGCACCGGATGGCTGCGCGGCCGTCTGTTCGGCAAGGAGGCGCGGACGTGA
- the phnE gene encoding phosphonate ABC transporter, permease protein PhnE translates to MAARPSVRQGGADVTGPQETDTAALRARYPDVFARPASARLAMPVMIVAAFAILVYGLVDLDFSPSRFVAGLSQLGWISLMMIPPDPGSSLPIYLKALGETLSIALLGTTLAALFALPISLLAARNVVPSKLLRFPVRRFLDSIRGIDTLIWALVWINVVGLGPFAGVLAIAVSDFGAFGKLFSEAIEGADQKQVEGIRASGGSALHEIRFGLLPQVLPVIAGQVLYFIESNTRSATIIGIVGAGGIGLQLAEQIRVLEWQKVSFLILMILVAVAAIDFVSGKLRFAIIGRRAVA, encoded by the coding sequence ATGGCTGCGCGGCCGTCTGTTCGGCAAGGAGGCGCGGACGTGACGGGACCGCAGGAGACCGACACCGCGGCGCTTCGCGCGCGCTACCCCGACGTGTTCGCCCGGCCGGCCTCGGCGCGGCTCGCCATGCCGGTGATGATCGTCGCGGCGTTCGCGATCCTGGTCTATGGCCTGGTCGATCTCGATTTCTCGCCCTCGCGCTTCGTCGCCGGTCTCAGTCAGCTCGGCTGGATCAGCCTGATGATGATCCCGCCGGATCCCGGCTCGTCGTTGCCGATCTATCTGAAGGCGCTGGGTGAGACGCTGTCGATCGCGCTGCTCGGCACGACGCTGGCTGCACTGTTCGCGCTGCCGATCAGTCTTCTTGCCGCGCGTAACGTGGTGCCGTCAAAGCTGCTGCGCTTCCCTGTCCGCCGCTTCCTCGATTCGATCCGCGGCATCGACACGCTGATCTGGGCGCTGGTGTGGATCAACGTGGTCGGGCTCGGCCCGTTTGCCGGCGTGCTCGCCATTGCCGTGTCGGATTTCGGCGCCTTTGGAAAGCTGTTCTCGGAGGCGATCGAGGGCGCGGACCAGAAGCAGGTCGAGGGCATCCGCGCCTCCGGTGGCAGCGCGCTGCACGAGATCCGCTTCGGTCTGCTGCCGCAGGTCCTGCCCGTGATCGCCGGCCAAGTGCTCTATTTCATCGAGTCGAACACGCGCTCGGCCACCATCATCGGCATCGTCGGCGCCGGCGGCATCGGCCTCCAGCTCGCGGAGCAGATCCGCGTGCTGGAATGGCAGAAGGTGTCGTTCCTGATCCTGATGATCCTGGTCGCGGTCGCCGCGATCGATTTCGTCTCGGGCAAGCTGCGGTTTGCGATCATTGGCCGAAGGGCGGTGGCGTAG
- the phnK gene encoding phosphonate C-P lyase system protein PhnK, with product MADQDMHENDEPLLVAKSLSKSYGRIAACRDVSFALYPGEVLAIVGESGSGKSTLLQLLSGQLAASGGHVSYRMRDGVTRDLATLGEAERRFLFRTDWGFVHQDPAQGLRMAVSAGANVGERLMAVGWNHYGRIRDTASDWLTRVEIDIARIDDAPRTYSGGMRQRLQIARNLVTEPRLVFMDEPTGGLDVSVQARLLDLVRSLVAELHLAVIIVTHDLAVARLLSHRVMVMKGGRVIETGLTDQVLDDPREPYTQLLVSSILPP from the coding sequence ATGGCTGATCAAGACATGCACGAGAACGACGAGCCGCTGCTGGTCGCAAAATCCCTCAGCAAGTCCTACGGCCGTATCGCGGCGTGCCGCGATGTGTCCTTTGCGCTCTATCCCGGCGAGGTGCTGGCGATCGTCGGCGAATCCGGCTCGGGCAAGTCGACGTTGCTCCAGCTCCTCTCGGGTCAGCTCGCGGCCAGCGGTGGGCACGTCTCCTATCGGATGCGCGACGGCGTCACCCGCGATCTCGCCACGCTGGGCGAGGCCGAGCGGCGCTTCCTGTTCCGCACCGACTGGGGCTTCGTTCATCAGGATCCCGCGCAGGGCTTGCGCATGGCGGTCTCGGCCGGCGCCAATGTCGGCGAACGGTTAATGGCGGTGGGTTGGAATCACTACGGCCGCATTCGCGATACCGCGTCGGACTGGCTGACCCGCGTCGAGATCGACATCGCACGCATCGACGACGCGCCGCGTACCTATTCTGGCGGCATGCGCCAGCGTCTCCAGATCGCCCGCAATCTCGTCACCGAGCCGCGGCTGGTGTTCATGGACGAGCCGACCGGCGGCCTCGATGTTTCCGTGCAGGCCCGCCTGCTCGACCTCGTGCGCAGCCTCGTTGCCGAGCTGCACCTTGCGGTCATCATCGTCACCCATGATCTCGCGGTCGCGCGCCTGCTGTCGCACCGGGTGATGGTGATGAAGGGCGGCCGCGTCATCGAGACCGGCCTCACCGACCAGGTGCTCGACGATCCGCGCGAGCCCTACACCCAGCTCCTCGTCTCCTCGATCCTGCCGCCATAA
- a CDS encoding carbon-phosphorus lyase complex subunit PhnI yields MYVAVKGGERAIENAHRLLANARRGDQSVPEISLDQISEQLGLAVDRVMSEGSLYDRELAALAIKQARGDLIEAIFLVRAFRATLPRFGASEPVETGAMRVQRRVSSTFKDIPGGQILGPTFDYTHRLLDPSLVEGFVPEQPATAEASTAPTPRVTDILGRDGLIESSPQAEEGASVGDLTREPLNFPADRDLRLQNLARGDEGFLLAMGYSTQRGYGRNHPFAGEIRFGEVEVEFSAEDAGFAVPLGSIELTECQMVNQFKGSATEAPCFTRGYGLAFGQSERKTMSMALVDRALRARELGEETLAPAQDEEFVMSHSDNVQATGFVEHLKLPHYVDFQSELGLLRKLRKEFTNANAPDALKEAAE; encoded by the coding sequence ATGTATGTCGCAGTCAAAGGCGGCGAACGCGCCATCGAGAACGCCCATCGCCTGCTCGCCAATGCACGGCGCGGCGACCAAAGCGTGCCGGAAATCTCGCTCGACCAGATCTCGGAGCAGCTCGGCCTCGCCGTGGACCGCGTCATGAGCGAAGGCTCGCTCTATGACCGCGAGCTCGCGGCGCTCGCCATCAAGCAGGCGCGTGGCGATTTGATCGAGGCGATCTTCCTGGTCCGCGCCTTCCGCGCCACGCTGCCGCGCTTCGGCGCCAGCGAGCCGGTCGAGACCGGCGCGATGCGGGTGCAGCGGCGGGTGTCCTCGACCTTCAAGGACATTCCCGGCGGCCAGATCCTCGGCCCGACCTTCGACTATACCCACCGTTTGCTCGATCCCTCGCTCGTCGAAGGCTTTGTGCCGGAGCAGCCTGCGACGGCCGAAGCCTCTACGGCGCCCACGCCGCGGGTGACCGATATTCTCGGCCGCGACGGCCTGATCGAATCCTCGCCGCAAGCGGAAGAGGGCGCCAGCGTCGGCGACCTCACCCGCGAGCCGCTGAACTTTCCGGCGGATCGTGACCTGCGCCTGCAAAATCTCGCGCGTGGCGACGAAGGCTTCTTGCTGGCGATGGGCTATTCCACCCAGCGCGGCTATGGCCGCAACCATCCATTCGCCGGGGAAATCCGCTTCGGCGAGGTCGAGGTCGAATTTTCGGCGGAAGACGCCGGCTTCGCCGTGCCGCTCGGCTCGATCGAGCTCACCGAGTGTCAGATGGTCAACCAGTTCAAGGGCTCCGCGACCGAAGCGCCGTGCTTCACCCGCGGCTATGGCCTCGCTTTCGGCCAGAGCGAGCGCAAGACCATGTCGATGGCGCTGGTCGACCGCGCGTTGCGTGCGCGCGAGCTCGGCGAAGAGACACTCGCCCCTGCGCAAGACGAAGAATTCGTGATGTCGCATTCGGACAACGTCCAGGCGACCGGCTTCGTCGAACATTTGAAGCTGCCGCACTATGTCGACTTCCAGTCCGAGCTCGGCCTGTTGCGCAAGCTGCGCAAGGAATTCACCAATGCCAATGCGCCTGATGCCTTGAAGGAGGCCGCGGAATGA